The genomic segment GCCTCTGCAGCAGGTAGAGCACAGGTGGTCTCTGTGAGGACCTGGGGAGCCAGGTAGTGATATAGATGGGGAGGCTAGAGTATAACTGGGGTCCTCAGCCAGGAGCCCCTCATGGCTTTGGAGTATAAACGCATGCGTCTATGATGACATCTGCCCCACCCTCAGCCACCCTTCTTGCACAGGGCTTTCACTCCCTGCAAGGCAGCAGCAATTTCTCAGAGGCCTTTGAAGTCCACTGGGGCCTTAGGCCCTAATTGCCCTAAATCCCTCTTAACCACTTGCCTCTGCTGGGGCAGGGTgtgggaggtggagaggaaggaggggcttGCCTGGTGGCTGTTTTTCTGTCCGTGTGTCCACGGGGAGGGCATCGGGAGAGGGACCAAGCAAGAAGCCCCTGGGGCCCAGCCTTGTTCCCCTAGTTTGCCCTCATCCTGCTGACACCAGCCCCTGAGAGCCCAAAGTGGGAAATCAGCCCCGGTGTCATCTGTAACATTCTGCATTCCCTGTGAGCCTTCAGAGAGAGGGCCTCGTGGGGGTCCCCTAGGGTGCTGAGCCCAGAGTTGGCACAGAGCTGCAGGAGCCAATGAGCACATGGAATGCATGAGGTCGTCACTCTTTCCCTCAATGACTTACCCTTCATGAAGAAGCAAGGACAGAGTGAATTCAACCCCCACTCCTGCCCTGAGATGCGGTCCTGTCCTGTCCGTGGAAACTGGGCTGTTAGGGGGTCAGGGGATTGAAGGATGCCCCTCAGCTGCTCTTGGTAgccctgagcctcagcctccttatCTGCCAAGGCAGGGGCACCCCTGCCAATACCATCTGTGCAAGCCCCCCAAACCCCCGCAAAATCCTTACCCATCTTcccccagcagcagcagaaaaTGTTCTACAGTTCTGTGAAGACCGGCTACACCATCGGCTACAGCCTGTCCCTTGCCACCCTTCTGGTTGCCACAGCTATCCTGAGCCTGTTCAGGTGAGGCCCAGCCCAAGTGCCGGGCTCAAAGCAGACCTGCAAGTGTCACTCCAGTGGTCAAACCCAGCCTGGCCCAGACATGTCCTGGCCACCTCCACTGTCACAATCCCTGCCCCAGCCGCCCTGCCAGGCCAGCCTCCCTAGAGATGGTGGGTGGCCAAGGAGTTCCATCTGCTGTAGCCTAGTCCCCTACAGGATGGCCCTGCACCTGGAGATAGGGACCAGAGGGTGGGGCCTGCACCCTGGAATGAGGCTTTTGTGGCAGGGGCACAGTCGAGGCTGAGGCACTTAGAGGGCCAGCTGCACAGGAGGATGGGGCACCTGGGGGCAGGCCTGCAGCTCAGGATGGGACCCCCTTCAAGGCAGGGCCTGCACTCTGGAGGCCACATGCTCCCGAGCACCCCCTGCTCAGAGCGTAGGATGACGTTGGCTGAGGTGGGGGTGCGAGGTCCCTTCAGCCTCCCAGATCTGCCCCGCCCCATGCAGGAAGCTCCACTGCACGCGGAACTACATCCACATGAACCTCTTCATATCCTTCATCTTGAGGGCTGCCGCTGTCTTCATCAAAGACTTGATCCTCTACAACAGCGGGGAGTTGGACCACTGCTCCGGGGGCTCGGTGAGGACCCCCACCATGGCCCACATTCCCCAGTCTCCCCTTCGTCTTTAATCACCAAAATCTCCTCTTcgcctcctgcccctccctctcccttttctctcctcccgctacctctctctttctctctctcagtccaAGGTGGCCaaccccccacccagccccacctggcAGCTCCTCAAATCCCACTGCCCTCCCAGCAACAGCAGATGTCACTCAGCCATTTGGGAACTCACTGACCTGCCCCTGCCAATGAGAAAAGCAGATGGGAAATGGGACACTTCATAGCCACAGCCCAGAGCCCTGTCCCACCCCAGTTGCTAACTTCCTGTATGGCCTTGGAGgacttcctcagtttccccatctgtgcaaGGACTTCCAAGATTCCTTCTGACTCTGCCCTCTGCTGTTTGCATCCCCAGGGCTCAGCTCACCATGCCACCCTTCCCACTCCCCAGACCTCCCCTTGCCATCTGGAGTGGGTCCTCCTCTTCTGTTCTGCCCCTGCACAAGGAAGGTTAAGGGACCATGTAAAGAATTCATTGCCAGTCACTAGGGGGTCCACCTCCAAGTGATTCTGCACTAAAGGCCCCTCACTGAGTGCCCGTGAGCTAGGACAGAAGCTTGAGACCAGTTCTAGCTCCCACCCATTCCTTGTGGAATGGTGACTCATTGCTTCATGAATGACCCCAGAAGCAATGCACTATATCAGGGGTCAGCAGTGCCTTGTCCCCAAAGAGGGAACCTATGATAGTGGAATCACAGGCATCTCAACAAGGGGGAGAGAAAACCCAGGGACCCACCTTGGCCATTCCCAGAGCTCCTCAGAGGATCCATCGCAGGACCTGGGGGCCAAGTCGGACACGTGCAGTGTAAGCACTGCACAGCCTGCAGCCCCCAGTGCACTTGCTAAGGGTAACTGTGGAGACTGGCTTCCCAGTTCACCAGCAGCTCTGCGAAGCTTTTCTAAGGCATGGTGAAAGTATAGGTAACTGTCCTGTACGTTAAAGAGCTGAATTATTCTTGCAAAGCAAATGGGGGGAAGGTGAAGGGCACAAGCACTCCTGTAGCTGGAGGGACTGAAGCACAGCCTGAGGAAGGACTTTCCAACCAcagggagtggaggggaggggaggggaggtgtctCTCTGAACATGTCTCAAAGACAAGAGTATAGGAAGGAAGGGTGCGAACTGGAGTTCTGGTACAGGGGGATATGGCAGCTAGAGGACTTCCTGGAGAAGGGTGGCTTGAAGCCCTGGCTCACAGGCATCTAGGCTTGATCTGAAATGGGAGACTTTCTGGGAGGGAACAGAGGGCCCAGAGACCTTCCAAACATGCCAGATGGGACACCCAGAGCCCCTACTCAGGGGTCTCCCTGACCCCCAGGAGGAATGGCcaccttccccttttcttttctccacttctACTTCCCCCTCCTCTACCCTCTTCTCAGTCCCAGTCTCTGCTCCACACTTCCGCCTGGGCCCCACTCAATAGTCCACAGCCCACACCCCCACACATTCAGCAGACTCTTGCAAACTCAAGCAAGAATTCTCCCTCATACTTCTTCCAGCTACTTTCAATCCTAATTGGAATGAGATGAATGAATGGGGGTGTGAGTGGATGGGCAGATTGGTGGATAGTGGAGTAAATAGATGTGTGAATAGCCAAGTAGGCAGAAGAATAGATGGATAAAGCAAAGAAGATTGGACAGACGGTGGGTAGAGTGGTGGGTGCATGAGTGGACTAATGGATGCATTAGATGGGTGGGTGCATAGATGGAAGGGTGGATAgatggctgggtgggtgggttaGTAAATGAAGAGATGAGTGAATGGGTGTAAGGATTGATAGATGGGTGAAATGAACAGATGAGGGATGGAAGATGGATATAGATGAATGAGTTGGTAGAAGATGTCTAGTGAATAGATGGGTAACTAAATTGATAAATGGATAGGTGAGTGGGTGGATAATTGTACAAGCAGATGGGTGGATAGATATATAGATGGGAAGATGGATAGATGAtgaattgatgaatggataattaAAATCAGCAACTTATCCCAAAGCATCAGATGATCTAAAATCAGGGATAATGAGAAAACCAATGAGTACATTTTTAAGGAGATAATACAAAACAACTAAGAGATTTAGTTGGCTGCACTATAACTAGGTTTGTCCCTCCAGACAGGGGTGTGGGCAGTCAAAGACCCCTTCTAGCCCCAGTGAGTCCTCTCTTTGCTCCTCCCCCTGCAGATGGGCTGTAAGGCAGCCATGGTCTTCTTCCAGTACTGTGTCATGGCCAACTTCTTCTGGCTGCTGGTGGAGGGCCTCTACCTGCACACCCTGCTTGCCGTCTCCTTCTTCTCCGAGAGGAAGTACTTCTGGGGGTACATACTCATCGGCTGGGGTATGGTACCAGGGAGGGCTGCCcagctggggacagaggggacaAGGCCGGGGGAGCTCACTAGGGGGAAGGTGCCAACCCAGCCTGCAGTCTTAGATCTTGCCTAGGCTGCAGGTCCTGCCTGTATACAAGGATCTTGGCCAAGGGTTGAGAAAAGTCCCCCAAATGTCTGAGCCTAGGGAGGTGTCCTCAGGCAGCTTCACCCAGGGCTGACCTATGGGACAGATTCTGTGAATATCCTTCCATTTCCCCTTCAGCCCCTGAAACATACAGGGTCACTGCTAATCTATAAGGTGACTCTGTCCAAATTAGAAACAGACTGTCCCTCTGAGTAGACACAGCCCCTCAGGCATATATCTTCACCATATCAGTGCAGCATCTTTGCACAGTGAACAACCTAGGCAACCATAGATGGCAGTCCTGAATACCCAccctgttctctctccctcccgcTCTCTGGTTCTTCCTCCTAAATCTCTCCCTCATGCCCTCTACCCCTGTTTCCCatgcccttttctctctttctttgtcccCTGGCCCTGACAGGGGTCCCCAGCACATTCACCATGGTGTGGACCATCACCAGGATCCATTTTGAGGATTATGGGTGAGCTGTCACCCACCCTTCCCCCCAGCTGCCATCACTGGGGACAGATCCCCTGGGTGGGTTGATGGTGCCACCCAGGCTTGGCATGTGGACAAACCACAGCACTTGGCCCAGagtgggaggctggagggggaCCTGGGGAGCAACAGATTCTGGGCCCAGAGTTTCCAAAGGGCTTGGGAGCAGAGCCGGGGCCAAGGGAGAGGACTGCTGACTCTGCTGAGGacaacctctctctctccccaccataCCCTGCTCAGATGCTGGGACACCATCGACTCCCCATTGTGGTGGATCATAAAGGGCCCCATCCTCGCCTCCATCTTGGTAAGGCCTCCAACCACTTggagatggggaaaccgaggcccagagggaGGCAACTTACCTCAGGTCACACAGGAAATTAGTGCCTGGGTCAGAGCTGAAACATAGGCTTCCCAATACCTAATTCAGGGCTATCCCCATCCCTACCCATCAGTTCTTTCTCTAGAGTAAACGAGTTGGGGGACCCAGTTCTTGGGATGCGAAGCAGAGTCCCCGGATGACCTGCCCGAAGGGGAAGAGCTAAGGAAGAGGGAAGATGGGGGCAGCAGGACCCTGGGGAAGGAGCCAGGCCAGCAGCCCAGGGGACTGGCCACCCCAACCTCCCCTCTCTGACTGCCCGATCTTGGGCCCTCACCCACTAGGTGAACTTCATCTTGTTTATTTGCATCATCCGAATCCTGGTTCAGAAACTGCAGCCCCCAGATATCAGGAAGAGTGACAGCAGCCCATACTCGTGAGTGTGGGCCCAGTGCTCTGATACCCCAGTACCTCCACCCCCGGTGCCCAAACCATCCCACATCTCCTTGAAATCTCCCTACCCTAAACATCCAGAGTCACCAAAAAGCCACATTGCTCTTGCCCACCTCCACCATGGCCTGGCTCAGCCCACCAGTGTCCcctgccacagccctgccctcagcAGGCTGCCCTCAGAGCCCAAGTCTGCTTCTCCTGCACTCACTTACCTGGCATCCTTTCCAGGTGTGCATCTGCTGCCAAGCCAGGAGACTTGAGAAGACAGAGATAACCTGCGTCTTATTCATACCATGTGCCCAGGCCCTGGCATGTACCTGGCACAGAAAGGGGGATGCAATAAATGCAGAGCAGAGGAATGCCCTGGGGGGACCCCCAGTGTACCAGTGAGGCAGCACATTTAGGACTCAATATTCCCCAATAGTAACAATGGCATCTGCAGCTTACATGCCAGACATGTGCTAAGGGGTTTCCTTGCGTCATCTCATTTCATCCACACAGTCCCCTGTAAAATTGTCCCctttttacagaggagaaactgaTACACACTCCCCCCTCCTCAGGATTTGGGAGCACATCACCatgggcagggagaagggggcaCAGTATTCATGGGACAGTGCTTGGAAAGGTGTGAGGACTGTTCCCCGTGCTTGGGAGGACTGGGGAAACAGGCAGGTTTTCATGGGAGCCACAGGGCTTGAAGGCAGAGCTAAAGAAACATGAACATGTAGAAAGGGAGGCTGTGGGAAGGCAAGTAGGGTCTGCATGCCCACGGACAGGAACAGGAGATTGAGTAGCAGTGCTATGCACACAAGACAAACCTGGAACACCCCACAAGGGCCTCCCAGTCCTGAGGTTCTAGAATGTTCTTCTTGGCCTGGCTTCTCTTTAGGGAGTCTGAGCTGTGGTTCTAAGATTCCCGGCTAGAATGTCACGAGCTGCTGGATTTAGGATTCTATTCTGGAATCCTGTGACTGTCTCTGATGAGACTAAGACTCACATTCCTGGTGTGACAGTATGCTCTCCTGCTGGGTGTGTAGGTAGAGCTTCCCTTCCTGTCTGAGAAGCAAGGGCCCTGGGGGGGTCTGCAGTTTGCTGAGGGGCAGCACATCTGGCCTGTGCACCCACATCCTCTGCTTTGCCGATGGGGCCTTATTTCCCCCAACGTAGGAAGGTTTGAAAGGGCTCAAATCTGAGGCAAAGAGATCTGGTCATGGTCATGGCCAGGTCCATGTGGGTGCAATGGAAAGGAAACAGCTGTCAGcaggcagaggggatgggggGAGCTGGAGATGGAGCTCCTCGAGGAGAGGCTGTGAGCTCCCACTCTCCACCTCCCCATAAGCCTTCAATTTAAAGAAAGCCTCCATCTGTCAGTCTCTGGCATGTAGGATAGGTTTGTAGCCAAGGAGGGGTGGGCAGTGCTCAGGATCTTAGCATGACTGAGAACCAGGTCCGGGAAGAGGTGGGAAGGGCAGGGCCAGCTTGCTGTGGGACCTCAGGCCCCAGGCTAGGCCTCCCTGGCCTGACTGCCAAGGCAGGAGAGGTAGAGGCAGAGACTCTCCTTAACCACCCTGCGCCCAGACCTCTCCCAGCCAGGGAACCACGGCTCACACTGCCAGGACCCGCTGTGAGGTCAGGTGGCTGGGAGGCCTGAACCCTGTGCATGAGAGAGGGTGGGCATTTAGAGTGAATGCCCACCCTACTGAGCACACAAGGCTGTGAAGAAGGAGCTGATCCCTCAGAGCATACTGGGAGTGTGTGCATTGCACGGGGAGATATAGGGAGAGGGATGTAACCCCACAGAGAAGTGGCAACTCCTGGAGGAGTGGACACAGTAGAAAAGCCAAAGACAGAGGACTCCACTGATTAACCCTGGGTCATCCCTGGTGAGCAAGCACAAACTTGGGCACctatcagcctcccaagtggcctTGGGCATATGTGGTCAGCACCCCAGTTAGAAAGACTTCCTTCCCAGAAGTCCTCATTCCCAGTAGGGAATTGTTCTCTCGTAAATGCACTGCACTTCATAGCACCCAAAGCACTTCCAAGTTTAGAGTGGGCCCCTGTTTCTGTAATTTGACTATGTCGAGCATGTATTTACCCCATCATACAgattggggaaactgagaccaggAGAGGGGGAACCACCATCTCTCGTTACCTGAGAACATCTCTCCATTAGCTGAAATCCACTGTTATGCATCATCCCTACTGGCCCCTCCTGCACACTCTTTCctccagaagagagagaatgggggggtttctttctccctcatgCTTCCCTCCAGCACTTCCCTCCTTGGGCATGAGGGCAGAGGCACTGCGGATATGGAACTGGAGCATATGTGGGCATAATATTTTGGGGAGCCAACAGTCCCTTCTCACACGTCCTGGTCAGTGTCCCCATCTCTGTGCTCCCAGCTTCCCATGCCAGGCCCTATCGTATCCACACGTGTGGACACACATACCCatggcctgcccctcccctgtcCTCAGGAGGCTGGCCAAGTCCACGCTCCTGCTGATCCCCCTGTTTGGAGTTCACTACATCATGTTTGCCTTCTTCCCCGACAACTTTAAGACTGAAGCCAAAATGGTCTTTGAGCTCATCGTGGGGTCTTTCCAGGTATGAACTGTTGACTTAAGCCTACATTCTTCTCTGGCCTTTAAGGGGATTAACCTGGGGACTTGCCACCGGATTCCAGTCTTTTCACTATATTAAGTATTGGTTAAGTACTTTGTACTTAGCCCTTTCCTTAACCAGGGGCACACAGGGGTGGGGCCAGGGTTGGGAGCTCCTGAGACCTGTCTACCTAACCTCTCCTGTCCCCTTTCTCCCCAGGGTTTTGTGGTGGCCATCCTCTACTGCTTCCTCAATGGCGAGGTAAGCCCCTCCCAgaccttgaactcccaggccCAGGGTCCAGAGCAAGGCAGGTTAAACCTTATTACTCCAACTGTGATCCTCCACTAGTAGCATCAGGGTCACTTAGGACcttgttaaaaattcaaatcTCTGGGACCACCCCAGACCTTCTGgcttagaatctgcattttaacaaaaacCCCTGTGGTCTCATGTGTGCCTTAGAGTTTGAGAAACACCTAGTTCAGTGGCTGTgtgcagagtgggggaggggggcgctTCAAGTGAAGGTTGAGTCACTGTGGAGCCCTGGTTACAATGCACAAAAATCCACTTGGATGAGCTCAAGTGAGCTGGAGGGCCAGGGTAAGGAGAATTGGGTACAGCCGCCCCTGGGCAgcatccctctccctccctggacTGCATTCTCTGatcctctcttcctctcacctcctcccacTCCAAGGCCTTGATTTGACCTTGACCCCAACCCAGTCCCAACTCTGCACTGCCCAAGGCAGCATCCGGGTCTCTCCATTTAGACTTCCCAAAGAGGATGGCAGGCTCAGCACCCTAAATCGAGAGAAGCCCAATCAGCAGTGGGCCAACCACTCTTCCCTCTCCTAGGTGCAGGCGGAGCTGCGGCGGAAGTGGCGGCGCTGGCACCTGCAGGGTGTCCTAGGCTGGAGCCCCAAATACCAGCACCCGTTGGGAGGCAGCAACGGCGCCACGTGCAGCACACAGGTGTCCATGCTGACCCGAGTCAGCCCAGGCGCACGCCGCTCCTCCAGTTTTCAGGCCGAAGTCTCCCTGGTCTGACCACCAGGAGCCCAGGGGCCCAAGgcggcccctcctgccccctctcaCCCACCCCGGCCGGTGCTGGGGACTGAGGCCTGCCCGGGCGCGGCCAGCCCCAACCCTGGGCTCGGAGGCTGCCCCAACACCCAGGTCATCCGGACACTCCTGGAGAACGCAGCCCTTGCACCGGCCTCGTGCGTTTCTAGGCACGTAGCAGATCTGGGAGCTGGTCCCCTGGAGAATGTGGGGTGGGACTTAGTCATCAGACTCCTCCTCTAGAGGCCCCTCCTCCAATCAAGGGCGAGAAATCTGCATACTTTCATCCTGACTCCGCCCCTGGTAGCTCTTCTGCCCAATCAAAGGAAAGCAACTGCTCACCCTCAAACAACGCTGTGATCTGAGGGCATTAAGGTCCTGCACCGGAGggccaccaccaacaacaacccCGACAGTGCCTGAAGTTTCACCATCGCTGCCAAGTTCCTGTGGGTTCAGCATTGCCATTCAGGCATCTCTCTGAAGATGCAGGTCCCTCCTCGGGTGCCCTCCTCTTAGCTACCAGCTCCTCAAGGTGAGTGAGTTAGTTAGTCTGCCTGGAGTTTTGGTTTGGAGAGCACGGCTACCTTTGTAGCCCCCCTGAAGTGGAGTGTCAGTCTGGTGGCTGGAACAATGCAACCCACGGACTGAGGAACTCTGAGGCCTCTGGAAAGTAAGGAGACAGCAGGCAGCAAATGCTGAGGTCTCAGAGTAAGCCTACCTGCTCTCCAAGCTCCATCTGGCTTCATCGGTCAAGTGCAATCAGTGACACCAGTCATACGCATCCCACAGGCTGTGGAAGCAACAGGGATCAAGAGCTGCCCTCCTTGGCTGCCCACTTATGTGCCAACTATTGTAACAGGGCTCAGAGACGTGCACTCCTGGGCCCTTTCATCCTCGAATCAACCCAGCAAAGTGGGAATTACTGTGCCTATTTCATGGATCAGGAAACAGTCTCACAGAGAGCAGGAACCTCACCCTGTCGCACagacaggatttgaactcaggtctggcTGATGGAAAGGTGAAAGCACAGACTCTTAACTGCTACCTTTTATATACTGTAACCAGCTGGATCCCCTCGGCTATTTGTATCACCACTGATATTGTTACTGCCATTATTCTTGAGTCCCTGTTCTCACCCTACCCTCCCTGGAGTGTGGCTGAAGAGTCCTTCAGCCCAGGTATCATCTGGACAAGAGTTAGTTTGTGGCATCCTCTGTCTGCCCTTTGCCTCTGTGGCCACACAGCTTCCTACCCACACCCCCACCAGATATCCCCTCGGGACTGCACAGGCTTGTGAAACAATAAATACTGGCTTGGATTGGCTTGGTTTTCCTGGTGGTTGATGTTCTCCCATGGCCTAAAATGGGAACCAGCTTTCACCTTGTAGcaatctccccccaccccaaggagGGGTGTCCACAGCAATGCTGAAGCCAGATGTCACCACCCCTCTGGCATTTGACAGGAacctccccccacacacccatTTCCATATGAGAAGCACACAGTTCTGAGGGCCTTCAACTCCCATCTTTTCAAGTTGTATCCTCTTTCTTCTGAGTGTGATGAAGTTAGACCTGGTCTCCATTATGTCCCCCAATCCCTAAGTCCAGCCCAGAAGCGATCATTCTAGTCTTGGATCAATACAAAACATCTGACAGAGCTTCCTGTGGTCCCAGATATAGCTAACTGTGAGTGTTTGACAGGTCTCAGTCATTCCTGCAGACAAGGAGCAAACGAGGTATAGAATGACCATGTCTTCATTGCCCAGGGCTCAGTCAAGAAGAGGTAGAGGACAGCACAAATGTCACTAACACAAGTGACTGAGCAGAGACAATACGACTAATAGATAGGTTTAGATGGAGATGGAGCATGGTGAAGTCGATGTCAGTCAGCAAGAGCTGTCTCCAAAGCCTTGCCCGAGCTGCCCTCCTTGGGTTCTGCCTCCTGCAAACTTGCTGGAGGAGCAGGAGAGGGATGCCATGCTGGTCAAAAGTTGTGAGAATAGGCTAGCAAAGGCTCAGATGTGCCTGCAAAGCTCCTTCAAAGCCTTGTCCTACTCGGTGCCAGCCCAGGACCCATCATCAAAGGACAGCTCCAACCCAGCATCCCTCAGAGGCCCAGGTCGGGGATGATCAGTCCAGGATAAGAGTGACTGTGAACCTGGGGCTGGGCAGCCTCAAGGAAATGCTCCTTGATCAGCATTTCCAGAATCCCTGGGGGTGGCAGGCTCTCTCCACCTAGATTCACACTCCACGCCCTGCCCTGTGCACGCTCAGCTGTAGGATGACAAGGAGGCAGTGCCCCTGGTCTTGGCCTCAGGCACTCCAGGCTCACTGGAGAGAGCATTCTTGtcaccctccttccccttcccctgcccagaCCAACAGTGATGACCGCCAATGAAGTGCTCATAGTGGAGAGCTGAGGTGGGGTGTTGGGCACCTGGCACTTGTTCCATTCTTCCCTGGGTGTCTCACATCCCTACCTCCACAAGGCATAGGCAATGAGAGATAGGGAGCAGGTGGTCTGTCCATGCTCCCTTCATCCAGCTGGGGCATGTCACTCACTCCCCTCCCTACTTAGTGCCTCTCTGAACCAGTTCCAGGGAACACATCCACTCATGCTCCTCAGTAAGGTCCAGAAGACCCAGCCCTAGTCTTAGTCCCAAATCTGCTTCAGACTTTCTCAGAGACCATGAGCAGACCCCCACCCATCTCTGGACACCAGTTTCTCCACCTGCACAATAGGGGAGGCTGCTAGCTGGCTTAGCTTAGCTCCTGGCTAAGGCGTGGGTGGCTGACAAGGAGGGGACAGCCCAGAGCCCTCTGCCACCCATTCTGGGCTCAGGGGAAGGACAGCGGCTGGAGAGGGGGAGCTCGAGTCATCCGGGGGGGCTGGGGAATACACAGAGGATGGAGGCTGTGCAGGGAGAAGGTCAGAAACTGGTGGGACTCCCTCTTGAGAGGTGAGCTCAGGCTGGTAGAAGAGGGCGGAGGGAGAGTGGAAACAGAAATGAGAAGAACCAGCAGGCCCGTGGGAGCAGAGTGTTTGCAGAGGAAAGAGCAGCACCCTGCCTTCCCGGTCAGGGACTCTACGGGCTGACTGAGCTGTGTGAAGGCCAGGAGGGGCCCCCACACCAAGCTGGACCTAGCCCACACACCACAGCCACTGAAGTCGCCTATTAGTGTGTAATGGCTTTAGGGTAAGGCAGACAGCCCTGGGGAGGGAAGAAGTTATCAGCCGAGAGGGTGGAGAGtgaaggaagcagagagaccCAAGACGTgggcaacaaaaaggaaaacataggTGGGGCCCTGCCCAGAGAGGTGACAAGAGAGGAAAAGCTCA from the Eulemur rufifrons isolate Redbay chromosome 7, OSU_ERuf_1, whole genome shotgun sequence genome contains:
- the VIPR1 gene encoding vasoactive intestinal polypeptide receptor 1 isoform X1, whose translation is MRLPSLPPARWLCVLAGALACALGPAGSQAAMLQQECDYLQMIEVQRKQCLDEAQLENDTTTGCSKMWDNLTCWPATPQGQVVVLACPAIFTLFSSIQGHNVSRSCTDEGWTHLEPGPYLTACGLDDKASSLHEQQQKMFYSSVKTGYTIGYSLSLATLLVATAILSLFRKLHCTRNYIHMNLFISFILRAAAVFIKDLILYNSGELDHCSGGSMGCKAAMVFFQYCVMANFFWLLVEGLYLHTLLAVSFFSERKYFWGYILIGWGVPSTFTMVWTITRIHFEDYGCWDTIDSPLWWIIKGPILASILVNFILFICIIRILVQKLQPPDIRKSDSSPYSRLAKSTLLLIPLFGVHYIMFAFFPDNFKTEAKMVFELIVGSFQGFVVAILYCFLNGEVQAELRRKWRRWHLQGVLGWSPKYQHPLGGSNGATCSTQVSMLTRVSPGARRSSSFQAEVSLV
- the VIPR1 gene encoding vasoactive intestinal polypeptide receptor 1 isoform X3, translated to MRLPSLPPARWLCVLAGALACALGPAGSQAAMLQQECDYLQMIEVQRKQCLDEAQLENDTTTGCSKMWDNLTCWPATPQGQVVVLACPAIFTLFSSIQGHNVSRSCTDEGWTHLEPGPYLTACGLDDKASSLHEQKMFYSSVKTGYTIGYSLSLATLLVATAILSLFRKLHCTRNYIHMNLFISFILRAAAVFIKDLILYNSGELDHCSGGSMGCKAAMVFFQYCVMANFFWLLVEGLYLHTLLAVSFFSERKYFWGYILIGWGVPSTFTMVWTITRIHFEDYGCWDTIDSPLWWIIKGPILASILVNFILFICIIRILVQKLQPPDIRKSDSSPYSRLAKSTLLLIPLFGVHYIMFAFFPDNFKTEAKMVFELIVGSFQGFVVAILYCFLNGEVQAELRRKWRRWHLQGVLGWSPKYQHPLGGSNGATCSTQVSMLTRVSPGARRSSSFQAEVSLV
- the VIPR1 gene encoding vasoactive intestinal polypeptide receptor 1 isoform X4; this encodes MTRHQVCMRWAVRQPWSSSSTVSWPTSSGCWWRASTCTPCLPSPSSPRGSTSGGVPSTFTMVWTITRIHFEDYGCWDTIDSPLWWIIKGPILASILVNFILFICIIRILVQKLQPPDIRKSDSSPYSRLAKSTLLLIPLFGVHYIMFAFFPDNFKTEAKMVFELIVGSFQGFVVAILYCFLNGEVQAELRRKWRRWHLQGVLGWSPKYQHPLGGSNGATCSTQVSMLTRVSPGARRSSSFQAEVSLV
- the VIPR1 gene encoding vasoactive intestinal polypeptide receptor 1 isoform X2, whose translation is MRLPSLPPARWLCVLAGALACALGPAGSQAAMLQQECDYLQMIEVQRKQCLDEAQLENDTTTGCSKMWDNLTCWPATPQGQVVVLACPAIFTLFSSIQGHNVSRSCTDEGWTHLEPGPYLTACGLDDKASSLHEQQKMFYSSVKTGYTIGYSLSLATLLVATAILSLFRKLHCTRNYIHMNLFISFILRAAAVFIKDLILYNSGELDHCSGGSMGCKAAMVFFQYCVMANFFWLLVEGLYLHTLLAVSFFSERKYFWGYILIGWGVPSTFTMVWTITRIHFEDYGCWDTIDSPLWWIIKGPILASILVNFILFICIIRILVQKLQPPDIRKSDSSPYSRLAKSTLLLIPLFGVHYIMFAFFPDNFKTEAKMVFELIVGSFQGFVVAILYCFLNGEVQAELRRKWRRWHLQGVLGWSPKYQHPLGGSNGATCSTQVSMLTRVSPGARRSSSFQAEVSLV